From Nymphaea colorata isolate Beijing-Zhang1983 chromosome 6, ASM883128v2, whole genome shotgun sequence, a single genomic window includes:
- the LOC116255826 gene encoding beta-glucosidase 12-like isoform X1, whose product MQYEGAANEGGRGPSIWDIFTHQYPNKIKGGGNGDVAVDQYHRYKEDVRLMKYLGLDAYRFSISWSRILPTGKVSGGINKVGIAYYNNLINELLSKGLKPFVTLFHWDLPQALESEYGGFLSKQIIEDFTNFVDVCFKEFGDRVKHWITLNEPYAYAYGGYVSGTFPPGRCTKVLGNCTAGNSGTEPYVVAHNFLLSHASAVKLYKDKYQGEQKGEIGITLVSNWFIPYSTSASNRMAAQRALDFMFGWFMDPLTKGDYPPSMRSLVGSRLPRFTKEETQLVKGSFDFLGLNYYTTYYASNYPAGYKVIAPSYATDSRANTSAERNGKLIGFPAASSWLYMYPKGLKNLLLYIKEKYNNPKVFITENGYSEYNNGTLSLMESLKDPWRVEYYYGHLYYLHESIREGVDVRGYFAWSLLDNFEWADGYSIRFGLVFIDYSNGLRRHPKHSAYWLQKFLHA is encoded by the exons ATGCAGTACGAAGGTGCTGCAAACGAAGGCGGGAGAGGGCCTAGCATTTGGGACATCTTTACTCATCAGTATCCAA ACAAAATCAAAGGAGGTGGGAATGGTGATGTAGCTGTAGATCAATATCATCGTTACAAG GAGGACGTAAGGCTCATGAAATACTTGGGATTGGACGCCTACCGCTTTTCAATATCCTGGAGCAGAATTCTGCCTA CTGGCAAAGTAAGTGGAGGAATCAACAAAGTGGGAATTGCCTACTACAACAATCTCATTAACGAACTTCTGTCCAAag GTTTGAAGCCATTCGTCACTCTTTTCCACTGGGATCTTCCTCAAGCCCTAGAAAGCGAGTATGGCGGATTTCTGAGCAAACAAATCAT CGAAGATTTCACAAATTTTGTGGATGTATGCTTCAAAGAGTTTGGAGATAGAGTGAAACATTGGATCACACTCAACGAGCCATATGCATACGCTTACGGTGGATACGTTAGTGGCACTTTCCCACCTGGCCGGTGCACCAAGGTTTTGGGGAACTGCACTGCCGGAAATTCAGGGACGGAGCCCTATGTTGTTGCCCATAACTTTCTGCTCTCCCATGCTAGTGCAGTCAAGTTGTACAAGGACAAATATCAG GGAGAACAGAAGGGAGAAATAGGAATAACATTGGTGAGCAACTGGTTCATTCCATACTCAACTTCTGCATCCAACCGCATGGCAGCACAACGGGCACTGGATTTCATGTTCGGATG GTTCATGGATCCATTGACCAAGGGTGATTATCCACCGAGCATGAGGTCACTTGTGGGGAGCCGCCTCCCAAGATTCACAAAGGAGGAAACACAACTTGTAAAAGGGTCCTTCGATTTTCTTGGACTGAACTATTACACTACCTACTATGCATCAAACTATCCAGCAGGATACAAAGTCATTGCTCCTAGTTACGCCACAGATTCGAGGGCTAACACTTCAG CGGAAAGGAATGGCAAGCTTATTGGTTTTCCG GCAGCCTCATCTTGGCTATATATGTACCCTAAGGGACTAAAGAATCTGTTGCTGTACATCAAGGAGAAATATAATAATCCAAAAGTATTCATTACAGAAAATG GATATTCAGAGTACAACAACGGCACACTTTCATTAATGGAATCACTTAAGGACCCATGGAGAGTGGAATACTATTATGGGCATCTTTACTACCTACATGAGTCTATACG GGAAGGAGTTGATGTGAGGGGATATTTTGCATGGTCGCTCCTTGATAATTTTGAGTGGGCAGATGGCTATTCTATTAGGTTTGGGCTTGTCTTCATCGACTACAGTAATGGACTGAGAAGACATCCGAAGCATTCTGCCTACTGGTTGCAGAAGTTCCTTCATGCCTAG
- the LOC116255826 gene encoding beta-glucosidase 12-like isoform X2, with amino-acid sequence MKYLGLDAYRFSISWSRILPTGKVSGGINKVGIAYYNNLINELLSKGLKPFVTLFHWDLPQALESEYGGFLSKQIIEDFTNFVDVCFKEFGDRVKHWITLNEPYAYAYGGYVSGTFPPGRCTKVLGNCTAGNSGTEPYVVAHNFLLSHASAVKLYKDKYQGEQKGEIGITLVSNWFIPYSTSASNRMAAQRALDFMFGWFMDPLTKGDYPPSMRSLVGSRLPRFTKEETQLVKGSFDFLGLNYYTTYYASNYPAGYKVIAPSYATDSRANTSAERNGKLIGFPAASSWLYMYPKGLKNLLLYIKEKYNNPKVFITENGYSEYNNGTLSLMESLKDPWRVEYYYGHLYYLHESIREGVDVRGYFAWSLLDNFEWADGYSIRFGLVFIDYSNGLRRHPKHSAYWLQKFLHA; translated from the exons ATGAAATACTTGGGATTGGACGCCTACCGCTTTTCAATATCCTGGAGCAGAATTCTGCCTA CTGGCAAAGTAAGTGGAGGAATCAACAAAGTGGGAATTGCCTACTACAACAATCTCATTAACGAACTTCTGTCCAAag GTTTGAAGCCATTCGTCACTCTTTTCCACTGGGATCTTCCTCAAGCCCTAGAAAGCGAGTATGGCGGATTTCTGAGCAAACAAATCAT CGAAGATTTCACAAATTTTGTGGATGTATGCTTCAAAGAGTTTGGAGATAGAGTGAAACATTGGATCACACTCAACGAGCCATATGCATACGCTTACGGTGGATACGTTAGTGGCACTTTCCCACCTGGCCGGTGCACCAAGGTTTTGGGGAACTGCACTGCCGGAAATTCAGGGACGGAGCCCTATGTTGTTGCCCATAACTTTCTGCTCTCCCATGCTAGTGCAGTCAAGTTGTACAAGGACAAATATCAG GGAGAACAGAAGGGAGAAATAGGAATAACATTGGTGAGCAACTGGTTCATTCCATACTCAACTTCTGCATCCAACCGCATGGCAGCACAACGGGCACTGGATTTCATGTTCGGATG GTTCATGGATCCATTGACCAAGGGTGATTATCCACCGAGCATGAGGTCACTTGTGGGGAGCCGCCTCCCAAGATTCACAAAGGAGGAAACACAACTTGTAAAAGGGTCCTTCGATTTTCTTGGACTGAACTATTACACTACCTACTATGCATCAAACTATCCAGCAGGATACAAAGTCATTGCTCCTAGTTACGCCACAGATTCGAGGGCTAACACTTCAG CGGAAAGGAATGGCAAGCTTATTGGTTTTCCG GCAGCCTCATCTTGGCTATATATGTACCCTAAGGGACTAAAGAATCTGTTGCTGTACATCAAGGAGAAATATAATAATCCAAAAGTATTCATTACAGAAAATG GATATTCAGAGTACAACAACGGCACACTTTCATTAATGGAATCACTTAAGGACCCATGGAGAGTGGAATACTATTATGGGCATCTTTACTACCTACATGAGTCTATACG GGAAGGAGTTGATGTGAGGGGATATTTTGCATGGTCGCTCCTTGATAATTTTGAGTGGGCAGATGGCTATTCTATTAGGTTTGGGCTTGTCTTCATCGACTACAGTAATGGACTGAGAAGACATCCGAAGCATTCTGCCTACTGGTTGCAGAAGTTCCTTCATGCCTAG